The Natrinema amylolyticum genome includes the window GAGCACGCCGAAGCGCTCAACGCGGAATTCGTGGAGCGCTACGATAAGGAGAGCGACCACGCGAGTTGGGATGTCATCGAGCGCATCGATCCCGACGAAATCGCGTTCCCCGCTACCGAGCCGACGCCCCGGCCCCAGGCGATGCCCGACGAGTACAAACGGTCCGACGACCCCGTCGCCGCCTACCGCGCCTACTACGCCGGCGAGAAGGCCGATTGGGCCGAGTGGAAGTACACCGAGGAACCACCGTGGCTCGAGGCGGCTCTCCCCTGACTCGAGTGAGGGCTCGTCGAACGTCCGGATCCGGCAATCGAGCACCGGACAGTGGGCCGTGGTCGCAGTACCCGTGCGACGGTTACTCGATAACGATTGTTTGTTTTTGATATAAAAACAATAGTTGCCAATTCATAAATGCACTGGAGTCGTAGCCGGGACATGAACACACGCGAAGCCACCGACTCCCTCGACGCGCGACCCAGTGACCAGTTCGACACCCCGATGGCACAGTCCGATCCCGAGATCTACATGCCCGGAACGCCAACCGTCTCGTTCCTCGAGTACGTCGAAATCGCCGTCAGTACGCTGTTCCACTGAGACGACGAGGGTCGTCCCGACAGCACCGGCGAAAACCGACTCAGTACCGAATTTCGAAGCCGTCCTCCCCCTGCGGTTCCTCGTACTCGGCCTCGACGTCTTCGACCTCGGCCGCGGGACTGCCCGTGTGACACCACTCGATCATCTCCTCGACGGCGTCCTCCGGGCCCTCGAAGATCGCTTCGACCCGTCCGTCGTCCAGATTCTTCACCCAGCCGTCGACCCCCTTCTCTCGCGCCGTATCGCGGGTGTTCGCGCGGTAGTAGACGCCCTGTACCGTCCCCGAGACGAAGACGTGTGCGCGTGTTCGACCTGCCATATGGGAGTGCTCGACGGCGAGCGTCAAAAATCCGATTCCGATTTCCGGACAGTCGAAGCGACAACGGGAGGTGCCTCGGGCCCCTAGCGATTCCAGTGACGGTACGGCACCGAGACGGAATTCATTTCGAACGCGAGCGCGGCGAGTCGGGCGTCGTCGCCGACGCTCGGAGCGCCGTCGGCGCGGTCAACGTGGTGAGCCACGCCCACGCCGACCACACCTTTCGAACGACGCCGGAGACGGTCGTCTGCTCGGCCGAGTACGGCTATCGGGCCCGGCCGCTGAAGCGAAACCAGACGACCCTCGAGGAATTCCGCTGATGGGAATCATCGATCGCTTCGAAGAGGAGTATCTCGACATCTCGAGCAGTCGCGCGTCGGTCCGGGAACTCCTCGAGTTGGTCGTCGGCGCGGTGCTGTTCGTTCTCGGAGCGAGCGCGCTGGCGTACTACCTGCTCGGACGGCAGGTCGCGATCTGGATCGCCGCGGCGCTCGTCGTCGTGTTCGCGATCACCCTCGTCTCGCAGGCCTACTGGGCCGTCACGGGACGCGAAGATTACGAGTGAAAAACTGTACGGCTGGCGGCCGCGATCGGCTCACGATTCTACTGGGCGGTTTTCACGCACGGCAGCGACACGCCGAGCGAACGACCGTGGTGGCTCGAGTTCGACGACGACGCGCTCGCGGCGAGATTACGGTCCGTCTCGCGACTACGCCGGTTCCTCGTAGCGACGAGCGCCGACTATCATTCGAGCGGCGAGACCGGCGACGCCGACCGCGAATCCGATCCAGACCGCTTCGGAGTCGTCGAACGGCTCCGCGTACTCGACCAGGGCGACGAGGAAGATCAGCGCCGCGACGTACAGCGTGTTCGTTCCGATAAACTCTGCCAGCCCCGCTTCGTCGGTCACCCGATCCGGATCGTAGCCCGCTATCAGCTGGACCATCCCGCCGTATTTGATCAGGATCCCCAGGACGGCGACGAGTCCCGCAGTGATCAGGAGGGAGAGGACTGGTCCGTTGGCCATGTGCGTAATTGACAGTCTATTCACAAAATCGTTCCGCAGGCTCGACTCCACGTCCGACAACGACACCATGACGATCCGTGTGAATGAGGATACTTGGAGGTGCCTCAATGGTCGGAACGGTCCTGAGAATTCCTTTAACGATGTGATCTCTGATTTGCTCGACGACGCTGAGTCTGGTGGTTCGGGAAATCTAACTCCGCTGGCACAAATCGCTGACTGACTGCTACATTGCTAAAAACACGAAACCGAGATCAACGCCCATCTCGAGGTCGGGATCAGTCACCGTATACCAGCAGTTTCGTCACCCTCTTCCGCTCGACCAGATCATATTTCTCGAGCTTTTCCAGGTAGTTCTGCACTGCCACACCTGACGGGATCTTGAAGATGACCGGCGTAAATCCCCTCGCAGTAAGTAGCGGGTGTATCCTTCAAGTCGACTGCTCCCAAGTGAACGATCGTAGTTCAGCCTCTTTCTGATCCCGAGCCCAGTGAGGCCGTCGTCGCACTCGAGAGTGGGTATCCGGCTATCAACGAGCAAGTATAGATTCGGCGAACAATCTTATTATACATCATTACACACGAGGCACTATGGGACTTCGTAGACGAGGGGTGCTATCCCTGCTAGGGGGATCGCTTCTAACTGGTATCGCGGCTGGGAGCGTCTCTTCCACCGCAACTCAGGAGACAAACATCTCCGAACTGTCAGGCAGCGGGACCGAGGCAGACCCGTATGTGGTTACGACTGCAAGTGAACTTCAGGCGATCAACGATGACCTTGCTGCCCACTACGAACTCGATGGGGATATCGATGCGAGCGCGACGGCCGAGTGGAACGGCGGTGACGGCTTCAAGCCGATCGGAAGCACCGAAACTGAGTTTACCGGGACATTCGATGGACACAATCACACGATCACTGGGCTGACGATCCACCGTTCGGAGGGCGGCTCCCTATTCCATACGATCAATAATGCTACAATTGAACGTGTCTCCCTCACGGACGTCGAGATACAGGATGGCGCGGGGGGTGCCGGCCTCGTTGGTGTTTCTCGGACCGGTACTATACGAGATGTCTCGGTAAGTGGGACGGTTACCGGAGAACAGCTCGCTGCTGGAGTGGCCGTACATAATGTTGAAGGAGGGACGATCTCAGAGGCAAGCGCAGCTGGCGATATTGAGTGTATCGATGCCGTAGCTGGTGGTGTCGTTGGTGTAAACCATTCTGAAGCAACTATCGAAAAATCGTCATCAGAGGCGACAGTAACTGGCGGCCAAACTGCCGGCGGACTCGTCGGTGTGAACGCCAATCGAGCCCAGATCCGTGATTCATATGCAGTCGGAGACGTTACTTCAGATCTTATCGCCGGCGGGCTCGTCGGGGGGAATACCGGTGAGGCAACTATCTCAAAAACCTATGCTGCCAATACTGTGGCCGCCGGCGATATGGTAGGTGGGCTACTTGGGTACAACACCCAAAACGCGATTATTTCGGCATCATACTGGGATACCAATCTCACTGATGGTCCCGGGGTTTTCGACCAACAAGCTGATAGCGAGGTAACTGGATTGACAACCGCCGAGATGCAGGGTGAGAGCGCCACTGAGACGATGGCCGAACTTGATTTCGAATCAACATGGGCCCCGGTCACAGAGGATTACCCGAAACTGGAGACCTCCAACACGACTGTAAACATCAGCAAGTACATCAATGATAACAACGTCATCGGAACGGACGGTCTCAACACTGCAGTCGCTGACTATCTTAAGGGGCATCTCACTAGCGAGCAGTTTAATACAGTTGTCTCGTTCTATCTCTCTGGTGAGTCAGTGTCGCACACGTTTTGAACTTGATTAGTTGATTTTCTCTCACAATAAGCCTGGCAGCTGGCCGCCGATCGTCTCGTCGAGTACGACGTCGGGCCCGCCGAGGTCGTCAACGCGACAGCCGAGCTCGACTATACGACCGACCGCTGTCGATCGACCTCGTCGGTGTCGAAGATCCAGCCACAGATCGTATTGTACTGCAGCCCCGATTCGAGGCGGCAGCCGTACCTATCCTCGGGGATCAACACGAAGATCGCACGCTGCGACACCGCTGCTAGAAGTTAATCAGAGAATTTGTACCTGTTCAAGAGGAAGAATATTCTGTTTTCGCTGCCTTAAATCTCTCTTCCGCCAGTTCTGATGTGGTGGAAGACGTACGTCTGGGCGTAGCCCGCGTACTCGCCGCCGTCGGACTCGTCCGACGAGCCTCCGCTCGCGTCGCTCGCGGAGACGCCGAGCCGCTCGCGAAGCGCCCGCGAGGTCTCGGCATAGGAGCCGCGATCGCAATCGGGATAGTACTCCTCGATCGCCGACTTGATCCACGTATCCAACGGAACGGCTTCGTCGAAGCCCAGCGAGAAGAGGAGTACGCAGTCGGCCACCTTGTCGCCGACGCCGACGAACCGTGTCAGGTACTCCCGCGCGGCCTCGTACTCGAGGCCTCGCGCTTCCTCGGGGTGGGCCTCGCCGCTCGCCACCATCTCGGCCGTCCGAACGACGTAGGGGGCGCGGTAGCCCAGCCCCAGTTCGCGCAGTTCGGCCTCGGTCGCCGCCGCGAGCTGTGCCGGCGTCGGGAACGCGTGATAGGTCTCGCCGCCAAATTCGATCTCGTCGCCGTACTCGCGGGCCAGCGTCGAGACCATCGTGTGAATGCGACCGACTCGCATCTGTGCCGAGCAGATAAACGAGATCAGACAGCCGAAGGGCGGGTCCCGAACGAGCCGCATCCCGCGATGGGCCTCGTAGGCCTCGCGGAGCAACGGGTCGTCCGGCCCGGCCGCGACGATCGCCTCGAGGTCGTCGTCGAGGCGCAACAGGCGGCGAACGGTCGGTTCGGCGTCGGCGGTCGATTCCCACTCGAGGCGTCCGTCGTGGCTCCGGACGCGGATCACGTCGCCGTCGACGACCGTCGCGTACCACGCGCCGGGAGCCGGCGAGTCCGTGTACATCTCGCCGTCCTCGCGCCGCCAGAGGTAGCTCTGGCCGCTCTCGAGCGTTCGATACAGGTCGAGTCCCCCACCGAGATCGTCGATCGGGATGGTCCCCGTCTCCATTCGGTCGCCCCTTCGGGCGTGTGGGTCCTTTGCCTTTCGAAGCGCACCGCCGAGCACGCCGAACGGCACACAGCGCTACGGCGTCGATCCGACCGCCGTGAGGCGAACCTTCTTACTGTATGCGATACAACGTCTATGCATGGATTGCAGGGTTGTCGTCGAAGCTGCCGTGCCGGTATTCGACGTTGAAACGGAGGACGAGGCGATCCGTATCGCCATCTCGAAGACGGGCGAGATGCTGAACCCTGACCTCAATTACGTCGAGATCAATATGGGCGAGCGCACCTCACCGTCGGGCGAGGAGCTCCCGCCCGCGTTCATCGCGGCCGACGAAGCGCTCGTCGCGCTCGAACTGGAGATGACCGTCTTCAACGTCGAGCGCGAGGAACACGCCTCGCGTATCGCCCGGAAAGAGATCGGCCAACTCCTCGAGAACATCCCGCTCGAGGTCAAACAGATCGACGTGCTCGAAGACGAGGACGACGAAGCGGCGGAGACGACCGACGAGTCGTCGGACGCCGATGAGGCGGACGAGCAGACCGAAACGACGGACACCTCGGCCGCTGGAACCGACGACGAAGAGGACGAAGACGAGGAAATCCTCCCCGAATTCGAGGACCTCGTCGAGTAATCCGCGGTCAGCGGTCCACCGGTCGAACGGTCGGACCCTCGGAACGATTTCTGCCGTCCGATACCCGCCGAGCGACGAGCAGCTGGACACTGAAACCGTCTCGAGTCCGATGATCGGTCGCCGCCGTCAGCGAGGGGCGGCACGCGCGACGGGAATAGTCGATCCGATCGGTAGCGATGTCTCTCATCAGTTGCTGCCGTCGGTCGGAGGATGCAACGAGATGCTCAGTCCGCAGTTGCGGCGACTGCTTCCTGCTCTTCTTCCCGCATGTTCGTCGTAATTCCCCCGGCGAGCGCAAAAACAGCGGCCTTGTGATCGGTTTTCGATTTGTGAATCGATGTCGGTCGAATACCCCGCGACTCGTATTCTTCGAGATCGATCTGACAGTCTTCCCACGCTGCACACTGATTGGATACCTCCGCGAGAAGGCCGTGAAGGTGAATGAGCTCCTGCTTCTTCATAACCATCTTCTCCTACCCACTGCAGGGTTATATTATTATCTTGAGTCGCGTTAACACGCAGCCTGTGTCGACCATCTGGTGTGTCACCGTCGGGGATGGTTCGAATGCCGTCCCTACTCGAGAAAAATCGCATGATGAAGGCGTGTTACGATCTTATTTACGAGCGTAAGAAGCTCTTTCTTTCCACTTTCCGATACGGTGGGTTCGGAGACTTAAACCGTGACTACTATTGGAACGAGAGCGGAAAAATGACAGTTCGATACTAGGCGGAAACCCGATCTCGATGCCGACCCTACCTGAGCTGTTTCAGCGTCTGGAGATCGCGGTCCGTTCGCATAAATTCGGCAGTCCGGCGGGACGCGTGACAGTTCGGACAGTGAAACATCTCGGAGGTTGCGGGAAGTTCGTCCGGAGACATTTGCCAGTCCTTCGTACACTCGGGACACAACAGCTGGACTGTCGTTCTATCCATGCCATACACTTTCACACGAGACGTGAAAAACGTTATCGCAATTCCACACGGCCGAAAAGACCACCCGCATCATCGTGATGCGACAGACGACAGCCACAGACTTGACCGTTTAGGCGGGCGCGGCCGTGTCCGAGGCCTCGAGCAGTTCCTTGTACCGGTTGCGGATGGTCACTTCGGAGATGCTCGCGACCTCACTGACCTCGTTCTGGGTGACCTTCTCGTTAGTCAGGAGCGCAGCGGCGTAGACCGCGGCGGCCGCGAGGCCGACCGGGGACTTGCCGCTGTGAACGCCCTCCTGACGGGCCGACTCGAGCAGTTCGCGGGCCATACGCTCGGTCTCGTCGGAGAGATCCAGATCGCTGACGAACCGCGGCACGTAGTGTTCGGGGTCGGCCGGCTTGACCTCGAGGCCGAGTTCCCGGATGATGTAGCGGTACGTGCGGGTCAGTTCCATCTTCTCGACGCGGGAGACGGCCGAGATCTCGTCGAGACTGCGCGGCGTGCCGGCCTGGCGAGCGGCGGCGTACAGCGAGGACGTTGCGACGCCTTCGATCGAGCGACCCGGCAGGAGGTCCTCCTCGAGCGCGCGCCGGTAGATGACGCTGGCAGTCTCTCGGACGTTCTCCGGAAGGCCGAGCGCGCTGGCCATCCGGTCGATCTCGCCGAGTGCCTGCTTCAGGTTGCGCTCCTTGGAGTCGCGGGTGCGGAACCGCTCGTTCCAGGTGCGAAGGCGCTGCATCTTCTGGCGCTGGCGACTCGAGAGCGAGCGGCCGTAGGCGTCCTTGTCCTGCCAGCCGATGTTCGTCGAGAGCCCCTGGTCGTGCATCATGTTGGTCGTCGGTGCACCGACGCGGGACTTCTCGTCCTTCTCGGCGGCGTCGAACGCCCGCCATTCGGGGCCGCGGTCGATCTCGTCTTCCTCGACGACGAGACCGCAGTCCGTACAGACCGTCTCGGCGTGTTCGTCGTCCGAGATCAGTCGACCGCCACACTCCGGACAGTGTTCCTGCTCGTCGGATACCGCCGTGCTTTCCTCCTCGGATTCGGTCTCTTGCTCGTTCGTATAGGTTCGGATGCTTGTGTCTGTCATGGTGTATCGGGTGGGTTACTCGGGGCTCCCGGGTGGGGTAACCAGAAGAAACCCGGTCGCCTCAGCTAACATAGGGTAAGGCCGTAAGCCATATAAACCTTCCGCCTACTTTATAAACTACCCGGATTTTCTGTTATATAGGTTCCGGTTACATAGTGATTAATCGTTTGAGATGGCAGGGCCAGGCTTCAGGGGCCGGTTGACGAGCGAGTCGCATTATTCGACGGTGAAGAGATGGCCCTCTCTCGGCACGTCGAACAACCCGACGCGGGCTCCCGCGTCGAGCCACGCGTGCCCGTATGAAAACGAGGCGAGTGCATTGACGAGGTCGTCTCGCTCCCGGAAGTGATTGCCGTCGTCCAAGTACGACGCCGCCATCTCGTAACAGTCGGCGGCCGCCTCGGCCATCGGGGTTCCCTCGGGGGGCGCGACCGTGGCCTCCTCGAGCGCCTCCGCGAGCAACTCGCCGTACCGGTCCGTCTTCTCCTCGAGATCGGCAGCCATGGGTGATGCTCGTCGCTCGAGCCCGTAAGTGCGTCGCCTTCGCCGATCCCCGGTATCGTCGTTGCCTGCCGCAGTCGAATAGCTCGATGCCGCCTCAGTGGCTTCGTCGAGCGATCAGCGCTGCACCGAGCAGGGCGACGAGTGCCGCAACGATCCCGAAGCCGGGAACGCTGTCGTCAGTGGCCGACTCGTCGTCCGTCTCATCGTCTTCCGCTTCCATTGATTCACCGTCGTCCATCGATTCGTCGTCCATGGACGCTTCGTCCGTCTCGGTATCGTCGACCGTCACGCCGGCGAGCGACATGATCGGTCCGCTGGCAGCCGCGTAGGGACCGTCCGCCGCGCCCTCGCTCTCGAGGAAGTCGTACGTTTCGTCGCCGTCGGTATCTCGATGCGCCATGGCGAAGACGTCGCCGTCAGCCGTCAGCGGATCGTCCAGTGCGATTTCAACGTTTTCGTGCGTGCCGGGGCCGAGGTAGGCGCTTGTCCCGCGGACGCTCTCGAAGACCGCACCGTCCGCGAGCGTGCCGTCGTGGATCGTCACGAAGCCGCCGTCGTGGAGGGTGACGGAATCGACGGTGATCGTCTCCCCGTCGCTCTGCTGGTCGGTCGCGTCGACGGTCGCCGGAACGCTCAGCTTGGCCGTGTCGACGACGGCGCCACCGTTCGCGGTGTACGGGCCGTCTTCGGTACCCTCACTCGCGGGGAAGTCGTACTTGTTGTTGTCGTTCGTATCCTGGTGTGCCATCGGAACGACCGTCTGACTGGCCGTCAGTCGCTCGTCGAACATGATCTCAACGTTCTCGTGCGTGCCGGCCTCGAGGTAGTCGCTCGTGCCGACGACGCTCCCGAAGACGTCTCCTTCGAAGAGGCTGGCGTCGTGAACCGTCACGAAGCCGCCCTCGGAGAGGTCGACTCGATCGATCGTCATCGTGGTGCCGTCCGACGACTGTGCTGAAGCGGAGACGGCGGCCGAAACCGTCACGTCGCCCTCGTCCATCACGATGTCGCCGTCAGTGGTGTACGGGCCGTCTTCAGCGCCCTCACTGGCGGGGAAGTCGTACTTGTTGTTGTCGTTCGTATCCTGGTGTGCCATTCCGAACAGCGTATCGTCTGCCGCGAGTTCGTCGTCAAGGTGGACCACGACGTCGCGGTGGAGTCCCGCCTCGAGGTAGTCGCTCGTGCCGCGGATGCTCTCGAAGACCGCACCGTCCGCGATGGTGCTGTCGTGGATCGTCACGAAGCCGCCCTCGGGGACGTAGACCTCGTCCACGACGACGGCGCTCCCGCCGGAGGATTGGGCCTCGAACGAGACGGTCGCGTCGTCGCTCACTGTCACGTCAGTGGGAGCCATCACCGGGTCACCGTTCGCGTTCGCGTACGGCCCGTCGTCGGCTCCCTCACTCGTTGCGAAGTCGTACGCCTCGTTGTCGTTCGAATCCCGGTGAGCCATCGGGTACACCGTCTCGTCGCCCTCGAGGGACTCATCGAGACTAACGCGAACGTTCTCGTGAACGCCGGCTTCGAGGTAGTCACTCGTCCCGCGGATGCTCTCGAAGACCGCGCCGTCCGCGATGGTGCCGTCGTGGACCGTCACGAAGCCGCCCTCCGCAAGCTCGACGCGGTCGACGACGACGCTGTCGCCGGTCGTCGGCTGCTCGCTCATCTCGAGGCCGGCCGAGACGGTAACTTCGGCGCTCTCCATCACGATGTCACCGTCGGCAGTGTAGGGCCCGTCTGCCTCGCCGTTACTCGAGACGAACGAGTACACCCGATCCTCGTCGGAGTCGGTGTGTGGCATCGCGAACAGCGTATCGTCCTCCGAGATCGGTTTCTCGAGGTAGACGGTGACGTCCTCGTGCGTGCCAGACTCGAGATACGCACTCGAGCCGACGACGCTACCGAGCACCGCACCGTCGCCCAGCGAGCTGTCGTGGATCGTCACGAAGCCGCCGTCCGGGAGCGTCACCTCGTCGACGACGACCGTCGAGCCGCCCGACGTCTGCGCGTCGATGGTAACCGCCGCGTGATCGTGTTCCTGTGCCGTGGGAGCCGACGCGTTCGCCGCGCCGGCAGCACCCGCCGTCCCGGCCAGCATCGCGCTGACCAAAACGATGGTTCCCATCAGTACTGCGCTGTATTGGCGCATGGCCCACACTGCCCCGGATACTTAAAAAAGGATTTTCCGAACTCCGACCGCACTCCCGTGGGACTCCGACCGCACTCGGACCCAAATTCGACCCGAAACCCCTCGTTCGGACCGCTATCTGAAGAGAACAGGGATGTCACGGCCGTGTCGCACAGCGTCACCGTGCCCGGATCACATCGAGCGGACGGACCGTCGCTGACCGTCGGTATTCCGGTGGCAAACCGAGCCCGAACGCGACCGCCACGAGAAGAGAGACCGTCAGTCGAGGGTGATCCAGAGCAAAAAGGACAGGCCGACCGTCTGGGCGACGTTGATCGCCATTTGGGTCTGCCAGACGATCATCGGCACCAGCGACTCGTCGTGCCACCACGCCGAGAGGGCCGGATCGATCAGATAGTAGTATAACACGAGCCCGTTCTCGAGCACCAGGAACAGAGCGAAGACGAGCAGACCGAGCGTATGCTTCGACCTGAACGTGAGATAATTGCGGCCCCAGATGTATCCGAGCCCGAGCAACAACGCGACGTTGAGGGCGGTTGCGACCTTCGCTACGATAATCCAGGCGCTCATCTATTCCTCCGTTCGAAATAGGGCGAGATATACTCTTTCCCAAATTCGTCCATAATTACTCCACCTTCTCGATTATCCGTTCGACGGTCTCCCAGTGACGGCGCGTGCGATCCGTCGGGAGGTAAATAGCGCCGTAATCGTCGCCGCTCTTCGTCAGGATGTCGTTCTCGAGGAGCACGTCGAGGTGATGTCGAATCGTCTTGTAATCGAGTTCGAGGGACTCCGCGAGTTGGTTCGCATTTCGCGGTTGCTCGTCGAGCGCGTTGAGGATGCGTACGCGGTTCGTGCCGCCGCGAGTGCCGGTCAGCACGTACCACAGGGCCGCCTCCATTACCGGGTCCCAGTCACTCAACACTCTTAAACTATCACCTCTCGGGAACAGTAGCCGCAAATTACCGGAAGAGCCGGACGAAACCGTTACGATCGGTGTTCGAGCGATTGCGACCTCGGGATTCGTATCCGTCCCGAGAGGGATTCTCGGTTCCGAACGTAACGACCCTATCATAGTATCAAGCGGTGCCGCGGTAGGGACGACAGTGCGACTCATTCGGGTGTTCGTGCCGGCCGCCGTTCGAGACGACGCGCTCCGCGTACTAGACGGCGAGGGCCTCGATTGCGTTCGGACCGAAGAGACCAGCAACGGGAGCGACGGCGGCGTCGTGAGCGACGAGATGGGCGTCACCCTCGTCGTCCAGCGACCCGCGGACCAACCAACCCCGTATCCGGCCCTCGTCGAATCGCTCGAGACGGCGCTCGAGGACGGAACCGACCGCGAGGTGACTGTCACCGTGGAATTCGTCGACGGTGCAACAACGACGGATGACGCCGTCGAGCCGTCATAGTAAGGGGGTGAGATTGCTGAGAACGCAAGCGGTTTAGGCGCTCTGTCCCTACCTTGATACATGAGCGACCAGCCACGCGTCGAGATTTATACCAAGACGGACTGTCCCTATTGCGAGAAGGCCAAAGACCTCTTCGACAGCAAAGGCATCGAGTACGAGACCTACAACGTCACCGGTGACGACGAACTCTTCGAGGAGATGGTCGAGCGTGCGGACGGCCGCCAGACCGCCCCCGAAGTGTTCATCGACGACGAACTGATCGGCGGCTGGGACGATACCAGCGCGCTCAACGAGACCGGCGAACTCGACGAGAAACTCGGGCTCGCCACCGAGGACGACGGCGAGATCGTCGAACACCGAAAACTGATCATCGCCGGTACCGGCATCGCCGGGCTGACCGCTGCCATCTACGCCGGCCGCTCG containing:
- a CDS encoding acylphosphatase, which produces MAGRTRAHVFVSGTVQGVYYRANTRDTAREKGVDGWVKNLDDGRVEAIFEGPEDAVEEMIEWCHTGSPAAEVEDVEAEYEEPQGEDGFEIRY
- a CDS encoding DUF3784 domain-containing protein codes for the protein MANGPVLSLLITAGLVAVLGILIKYGGMVQLIAGYDPDRVTDEAGLAEFIGTNTLYVAALIFLVALVEYAEPFDDSEAVWIGFAVGVAGLAARMIVGARRYEEPA
- a CDS encoding GLUG motif-containing protein, translated to MGLRRRGVLSLLGGSLLTGIAAGSVSSTATQETNISELSGSGTEADPYVVTTASELQAINDDLAAHYELDGDIDASATAEWNGGDGFKPIGSTETEFTGTFDGHNHTITGLTIHRSEGGSLFHTINNATIERVSLTDVEIQDGAGGAGLVGVSRTGTIRDVSVSGTVTGEQLAAGVAVHNVEGGTISEASAAGDIECIDAVAGGVVGVNHSEATIEKSSSEATVTGGQTAGGLVGVNANRAQIRDSYAVGDVTSDLIAGGLVGGNTGEATISKTYAANTVAAGDMVGGLLGYNTQNAIISASYWDTNLTDGPGVFDQQADSEVTGLTTAEMQGESATETMAELDFESTWAPVTEDYPKLETSNTTVNISKYINDNNVIGTDGLNTAVADYLKGHLTSEQFNTVVSFYLSGESVSHTF
- a CDS encoding DNA-3-methyladenine glycosylase family protein, with the translated sequence METGTIPIDDLGGGLDLYRTLESGQSYLWRREDGEMYTDSPAPGAWYATVVDGDVIRVRSHDGRLEWESTADAEPTVRRLLRLDDDLEAIVAAGPDDPLLREAYEAHRGMRLVRDPPFGCLISFICSAQMRVGRIHTMVSTLAREYGDEIEFGGETYHAFPTPAQLAAATEAELRELGLGYRAPYVVRTAEMVASGEAHPEEARGLEYEAAREYLTRFVGVGDKVADCVLLFSLGFDEAVPLDTWIKSAIEEYYPDCDRGSYAETSRALRERLGVSASDASGGSSDESDGGEYAGYAQTYVFHHIRTGGREI
- a CDS encoding DUF555 domain-containing protein, encoding MDCRVVVEAAVPVFDVETEDEAIRIAISKTGEMLNPDLNYVEINMGERTSPSGEELPPAFIAADEALVALELEMTVFNVEREEHASRIARKEIGQLLENIPLEVKQIDVLEDEDDEAAETTDESSDADEADEQTETTDTSAAGTDDEEDEDEEILPEFEDLVE
- a CDS encoding UPF0058 family protein, with the translated sequence MKKQELIHLHGLLAEVSNQCAAWEDCQIDLEEYESRGIRPTSIHKSKTDHKAAVFALAGGITTNMREEEQEAVAATAD
- a CDS encoding transcription initiation factor IIB, with the protein product MTDTSIRTYTNEQETESEEESTAVSDEQEHCPECGGRLISDDEHAETVCTDCGLVVEEDEIDRGPEWRAFDAAEKDEKSRVGAPTTNMMHDQGLSTNIGWQDKDAYGRSLSSRQRQKMQRLRTWNERFRTRDSKERNLKQALGEIDRMASALGLPENVRETASVIYRRALEEDLLPGRSIEGVATSSLYAAARQAGTPRSLDEISAVSRVEKMELTRTYRYIIRELGLEVKPADPEHYVPRFVSDLDLSDETERMARELLESARQEGVHSGKSPVGLAAAAVYAAALLTNEKVTQNEVSEVASISEVTIRNRYKELLEASDTAAPA
- a CDS encoding DUF357 domain-containing protein, with the translated sequence MAADLEEKTDRYGELLAEALEEATVAPPEGTPMAEAAADCYEMAASYLDDGNHFRERDDLVNALASFSYGHAWLDAGARVGLFDVPREGHLFTVE
- a CDS encoding DUF7282 domain-containing protein — protein: MLAGTAGAAGAANASAPTAQEHDHAAVTIDAQTSGGSTVVVDEVTLPDGGFVTIHDSSLGDGAVLGSVVGSSAYLESGTHEDVTVYLEKPISEDDTLFAMPHTDSDEDRVYSFVSSNGEADGPYTADGDIVMESAEVTVSAGLEMSEQPTTGDSVVVDRVELAEGGFVTVHDGTIADGAVFESIRGTSDYLEAGVHENVRVSLDESLEGDETVYPMAHRDSNDNEAYDFATSEGADDGPYANANGDPVMAPTDVTVSDDATVSFEAQSSGGSAVVVDEVYVPEGGFVTIHDSTIADGAVFESIRGTSDYLEAGLHRDVVVHLDDELAADDTLFGMAHQDTNDNNKYDFPASEGAEDGPYTTDGDIVMDEGDVTVSAAVSASAQSSDGTTMTIDRVDLSEGGFVTVHDASLFEGDVFGSVVGTSDYLEAGTHENVEIMFDERLTASQTVVPMAHQDTNDNNKYDFPASEGTEDGPYTANGGAVVDTAKLSVPATVDATDQQSDGETITVDSVTLHDGGFVTIHDGTLADGAVFESVRGTSAYLGPGTHENVEIALDDPLTADGDVFAMAHRDTDGDETYDFLESEGAADGPYAAASGPIMSLAGVTVDDTETDEASMDDESMDDGESMEAEDDETDDESATDDSVPGFGIVAALVALLGAALIARRSH
- a CDS encoding ArsR/SmtB family transcription factor, which encodes MEAALWYVLTGTRGGTNRVRILNALDEQPRNANQLAESLELDYKTIRHHLDVLLENDILTKSGDDYGAIYLPTDRTRRHWETVERIIEKVE